The following are encoded in a window of Coregonus clupeaformis isolate EN_2021a unplaced genomic scaffold, ASM2061545v1 scaf0583, whole genome shotgun sequence genomic DNA:
- the LOC121559120 gene encoding pleckstrin homology domain-containing family F member 1 encodes MVVRREHSDLLPSHRLLQCKRAINHKTESKSVVIQLIMVDLLAFTQENRERIQAVENSFGPSGKPLFRPGRILIGEGRLMKLCRRRPQPKVFYLFNDILVYGSIILHGRWHKNQQVISLEDIQLEDLEDGVSMENQWLIRTPRKSFYVAAASAEEKRAWMEHIEDCRSKQLQHAGCQPGCTFATTWIPDRASAICMRCTKTFRVNKRRHHCRRCGFVVCNACSKNRAVIRHISTKPVRVCRLCHLSLQDQGEQTLAQDEVRLRGDSDGRDCSDEYNLLMPECKAPSDDEADEQVEDYAPNQWVVSQINSWSPYVYLKPDHQSPNFTGLSSHLT; translated from the exons ATGGTGGTCAGACGGGAACACAGCGACTTACTACCGAGTCACAGACTGCTGCAGTGTAAACGAGCTATAAATCACAAAACAGAGAGTAAAAG TGTTGTAATCCAGCTCATCATGGTGGACCTGCTGGCTTTCACGCAAGAGAACAGAGAGCGGATCCAGGCAGTGGAGAACTCCTTTGGCCCCTCTGGGAAGCCCCTGTTCAGACCTGGCCGGATCTTGATAGGCGAGGGGCGGCTGATGAAGCTGTGTCGACGCCGCCCCCAGCCCAAAGTATTTTACTTGTTtaatgacatcctggtgtacgGTAGTATCATCCTTCATGGACGCTGGCACAAGAACCAGCAGGTAATCTCCTTGGAGGATATCCAGCTAGAGGACCTGGAGGACGGGGTCAGCATGGAGAACCAGTGGCTGATCCGCACCCCACGGAAGTCCTTCTATGTGGCAGCTGCCTCTGCTGAGGAGAAGCGTGCCTGGATGGAGCACATCGAGGACTGCAGGTCCAAGCAGCTGCAGCATGCCGGCTGCCAGCCCGGGTGCACCTTCGCCACCACATGGATCCCTGACCGGGCGTCCGCCATCTGCATGCGCTGCACTAAAACGTTTCGGGTCAACAAACGTCGCCACCACTGTCGTCGCTGCGGCTTCGTCGTCTGCAACGCCTGCTCCAAGAACCGGGCCGTGATCCGCCACATCTCTACTAAGCCTGTGAGGGTGTGTCGACTGTGCCACCTCAGTCTCCAGGACCAGGGGGAGCAGACCCTGGCCCAGGATGAGGTGCGTCTACGGGGGGACAGTGATGGGAGGGACTGCTCTGATGAATACAACCTGCTCATGCCTGAGTGCAAGGCGCCCAGTGATGATGAGGCAGATGAGCAGGTAGAGGACTATGCACCAAACCAGTGGGTTGTGTCTCAGATAAACTCTTGGTCCCCATATGTCTATTTAAAACCAGACCATCAAAGTCCCAATTTCACTGGATTGTCAAGTCACTTGACTTGA